DNA from Armatimonadota bacterium:
GCCAACCGGCTAACCAATTCCTTCATTTCAACATCTCCCGTTTCAGCGTGGCCCCAGTTGGGGCGCGGAGCAATGGCTTGAGCCCCGCGACCCAGCACTACAGGGGCTACCGAAGCTTACAGCTTACCCTGTACCGTGTCGAATTGTTTCGACGCTTTTGAGCCAACGGCTGTTACCGCCGCGATGCAAACGACCGCGATAAGGGCGAGAAGGAGGACGTACTCAACCATTGAGGCGCCTTCCTCTTCCTTCATCAACTTGGTGATCAGTTCCTTCATTTCAATTTCTCCTGTATTTCGTGTTTGGTGGCGGCATATAACGGGAATATGTATTTCTATAAGCCGTAAGTACCGCCGATGGGAACCGGATGTCATGTGGTCGGCGGGGCCAGGGATGGGTGCCCTCCGTCCGGGTTGATACAGGCCGGCAAGCCTTATGATGTGGTCCGCTGCGCTGCCCTTGCCGCCTACCCTCTGTGTCTCTTCAGTTTTGCCCAGGCAGGATGCCTCGTCCGGCCGCTGACCGTTCCCCGGTATCGGGGGGCCGCGGGATGCGTCCGCGCGCCACCCACCGGGCTCAGCGGCCCGTATGACCTTCACATTGCACAATCCGGGCCAATCCGCCCGTACCGCACGTTTCCTTCGATTTCGCCCGCTCTACGCTGGATTCCGGAATTGTAACCCCACTGCCCCGGAGGAAACCACTCTTTTCCCGGTTTTTTTCGGGCTGCCGGGTTCATCCGGCGGGTGAGCCGTTTCGCGGCGACGCGAACCAGGTTTTGTACAACTCCGTGCCTATAAGGGTATAACACAATATAAACGGGTCCCGGACCGCCGCGGGAGTCCCTATAGTCCCAATTGCCGGCGCATGGCGGTCGCAATTGTTTGCGACTTTCGGCGCCCGAATGAACACCTCGGGCATCGCGCCGGGTTTTGAGCGGGGAACCAGACCGGGCGGTCCACGTTCGCCTGCTAATACCCTTCATTTACATGATATCAGGGTTTTGGCGTAAGCGGTACTACCCAAATGGCTAGGTTTTTACCTACCCTTTCGGGTAGGTTTTGGAGGGCGTGAGCGTGGGGGCCGGCCTCAGTCGCGAGTTCATCTTGGACGAATCCGGTGGGGAGCACTGGCCTGCCGGCCAACAATGATATGATAGTACCAAGATTGTTCTGACTCCGCCATATGGCAGCGCAGAAAGGTGAGCCCGAAATTGCAGTTATCGCCTGAACCCCTGTCCGCCAGAATCGAGGCCGCCACGATTACCGGCGAAGCTCCTGCCCCGGCGCCGCACCACCGAATCCTGCTCTGGCTACCGGCCCTGCTGATTTTTGCGTGCTGTCTCGGGCGACCTGTCCACGACCCGGACATCTGGTGGCACATGCGGAATGGGCAGTGGATACTGGCACACCGAATGGTCCCGCAGGTGGACCCATACTCCTTCACCGCGCAGGGCCGGCCGTGGGTGAGCCAGGAATGGTTGTGGGACGTCTTCGCCCATGGCCTCTGGTCCGCGTTCGGTCCGTTGGGACTCGTCGCCTATACAGCCATCTTCCTTACAGGCATATATCTTCTGCTGTGCAGACTGTGCTGGGCACGTTGCGGGGATTACGTGGTCGCCTCGCTGACCGCGCTGTTTGCGATGCTGGCTTTCACTCCCACCTGGAGTGAGCGCCCGCAACTGTTCACCTTCCTCTTTACGGTCATTTCCCTCTTCGCCATCGACCGACATCTTGCGGGCAATCGGAGGGCGCTGTGGCCCCTGGTGCCGCTGGTGACGCTCTGGTCGAACCTGCACGCCGGCTATTTCTTCGGGTTGGTCCTGCTGGCGGTCTACACTGCGGGTTCATTCATCTGGGACAGGCCGAAGTTCCGCGGCTTCCTGACAGTCCTGGCACTCTGCGTCGCGGCGTCACTGGTCAACCCAAATGGCATCAACACCTTGGTGTATCCCCTCTGGATAATTCTCAATCCGCCCAAGATCACTCACATCACGACAGACTGGATGTCTCCGAGTTTGCATCAAACATCGGACCAACCAGTCGGAGTGATTCTCCTCGCCGTGGTCGCTGTGCTGATGTATCGGAAGAACCGGATGCGCCCGGTGGACGCCATCCTGCTGCTGGTGCTGTACCGCATGACCCTTTACTCAGTCAGGCACGTTGCTCTCTTGGCCCTGGTGGCCGCTCCCATTCTCAGCGTGATGCTGACCTCCCTCTTTGCGGATAAACTGAGCCGCGACGAGAGCAAATCCAGCCCCCTGCTTCAATGCGGCATTGCCATCCTTGCCCTGGGCTACACCCTGTACGGCGTACAGCATTTGGTGAGGCGTCCCATCGAGGCAACGTCCAGCGATGCCGCACTCACTTATCTCGACAGGCACACGTTGGGTCCAAACCTCTGGACCCACTTCAACATCGGCGGCATGGCAATTGGTTTACTGTACCCACGGTACAGGGTGTTCATAGATGGCAGGTCCGATTTCTATGGCGACAAAGTGTTCGACGACTACACCCTGATCGAACAGGCATGGGGGCCGTGGAGGGACGTTCTGCGTAAGTACAACGTACAGACGATTCTCTGTGACCGGGACGCCCCATTAGCCCAATTGCTGGGCAAAGAAGGCACGTGGGAGCGGGTCTATTCGGACAAGGCGAAATCGGTATTTGCCAGGCGGGGCACCTTCGACCCGCAGGCAGCGAGGCAGGCTGAGCATGCGCGGTAACGAAGACCAGGGGCGTCAAGCGGACCGGTTACGGGTTGAGGAGCATTTCCACGATGAGTGGGCCTTGCACCTGAAACCGGAAGAGGTCCTGGTCGATGAGAGTTGGTCCGCCGCCACATGCCCGGAACACCGGTGGATACGGACTCAGCTTGGGGACGTTGCAGGGCTGAGGATATTGGACCTGGGCTGCGGCGCCGGCGAAGCCGCGGTATGGTTCGCCAAGCAAGGGGCGCACGTGACGGCGTGTGACCTGAGCAGCGAGTTTCTGAACCTCGTTTCCCAGGTAGCGGCGCTGCATCACGTGGATGTGGAGCTTCATCGGGCCGACGCCGATTCGCTTCTGCTGCCCGAAGGCAGTTTCGATGTGGTATACGCCGGCAATCTGCTCCATCATGTTGACGTTCGGACGACGCTCAGGCGCATCTCCGATGTACTGAAACCGGGCGGGGTCCTGGTCAGTTGGGACCCCCTGGCGCACAACCCGGTGATCAACGCCTACAGAAGACTAGCGAACGGCGTCAGGACTCCAGGCGAGCATCCGCTTAAACTGTCCGACCTTCGCCTCTTCGACGAGTTCTTCGCGGAAGTTCGGACGGAGTTCTTCTGGCTCACTACCCTGGCGCTCTTCTTGAGGTTTTTCGCGATCGAAAGGGTCCACCCGAGTGCGCAACGGTATTGGAAGAAGATAATCACCGAGCACGAGAGGCTGACACCCCAATACAACAGACTGGAAAAGGTCGATAGCGTTTTGCTGAAGTGGTGTCCGTGGTTAAAGCGCTATTGCTGGAACGTCGCGGTGATCGCGAGGAAATCGAAATGAGCGTGTCGCAGGGTAGCAGCAGCGAAGTCGTATACTCTATCGTCATACCTGTGTACAACGAGGAGCAGGTGCTGCCGGAACTATACAAGCAGCTCTCCCCTGTTCTCGATTCGCTCGACGGCGAGGCGGAAGTCGTTTTCGTCGATGACGGCAGCACCGATCAGTCCGCGTCCTTCCTTCGCGGGCTGGCGTGCCGCGATGACCGGGTGCGGACAATCAGATTCTCGCGGAATTTCGGCCACCAGGCGGCGATTACGGCCGGCCTTGACGCGGCACGGGGCCAAGCCGTCGTCGTGATGGACGCCGACCTCCAGGATCCGCCCGAGCTGATTCCCGAGTTGGCGCGCAAATGGCGCGAGGGCTATGAGGTCGTTTACGCCCAACGGCGGTCTCGCCGCGGCGAGTCCTATTTCAAGCGGTTTTCGGCTTCCATCTATTATCGCCTCATGGTGCATCTCACCAAGGTCGAGATACCGGTCGATGCGGGAGACTTCCGGTTGATCGGTGGATCCGCGCTGGTCGCGTTGAGGTCGATGCGGGAGAAACATCGGTACGTGCGCGGTATGGTCTCCTGGGTCGGATTCCGCCAGACGGGAGTGCCGTATACGCGGAAAGAGCGTTTCGCGGGCGAGACGAAGTACACCCTGGGCAGGATGCTGAGGTTCGCCGCAGATGGGATCACCTCGTTCTCGTGGGTACCGCTGCGGATTGCCGTCCACATCGGTCTCATCGCATCCGCGCTGAGCCTGGGTATGGTGCTTTGGGTGCTGTATGAGGCGCTGATTGCCCGAAGGACCGTTCCAGGCTGGGCGTCCACCGTCGTGATTATCCTGTTCCTGGGCGGTGTGCAGCTATTCTCGATCGGCATGTTGGGCGAGTACATCGGACGGGTCTACGACGAAGTGCGCAACAGACCGCTCTACATCATCGATGATTCCGATGGCGCCGATGACGACTAGCCCGGCGCGATCCAGTCCCCAGCCCCGACCAGGCAAAGACGTACCGGTCTGAAGGGCCTTCGGCCATTCGTCCTTCGGACGAGGATCGCCCACGCCGATGACGACGAGCGCAGCCCTAAGCCCTCAACCCTCAGCCCTAAGCCCTCAACCCTCAGCCCTCAACCCTCAGCCCTCAGCCCTCAGTCCTCGGCCCTCAGCCCCCAGCTCTCAGCCCTCAGCCCTCGGCCCTCAGCCCTCAGCCCTTTGCCCTCAGCCCTCGGCCCTCAGCCCTCACCGCCTGTTTATCGGCGTGTACTTGCGTTCCGCGGGGCCTGTGTATTCCGCGCGCGGGCGAATGAGGCGGTTGTTGCCCCACTGTTCCAGGATGTGCGCCGTCCAGCCCACCACGCGGCTGGCCGCGAAGATGGGCGTATAGAGTTCCGGCGGGATGCCCATCATCTGGTAGATGATCCCGGAATAGAAGTCCACGTTGGGGTTGACGTTGGTGTTGGCGGTGACGGTCCGTTCCACTTCGCGGGCGGTATCGTACAGTCGCGAGTCGCCGGCGGCCTGGCAGATACGTTCGGCGTAGCCGCGGAGGATGGCGGCGCGCGGGTCCTCGGTCCGGTACACCCTGTGCCCGAATCCGGGTATTTTGACCTTCCGGCTCAGCGCGTCCGTCACCCAGGCCTCGGCCTTCTCCGGCGCGCCGATCTCGTTCAGCATGAGCATCACCTGCTCATTGGCGCCGCCGTGAAGCGGCCCCTTGAGCGCGCTGATGGCGCTGGTGACGCAGGAGTACATATCGGACATCGTCGCCGCGACCACCCGCGCGGCGAAGGTGGATGCGTTCCATTCGTGGTCGGCGTGCAGTATCAGCGAGACGTCGAATGTGTTCACCCAGTCCGGATCCGGCTCCTTGCCGTGCAATGTATAGAGGAAATTGTACGCGATGCTCCGGCCCGGGACCGGCCGGATGGGCTCGTACCCGTTGCGGAGGCGCTGGTGCGCCGTCACCAGTTGCGGCAGGCGTTCCGTGAGGCGGATGGCTTTGCGGAGGCAGGCGTCGAGGCGCGTGTTGCCGCTGTCCGGATCCCAGTGGCCCAGCGAGGAAACCGCCGTGCGCAGCACCTCCATCGGCGTGGCCGCCTTGGGGAACATGCGCAGGATCATCACGGTCTCCACCGGCAGTTCCATACTCCCGGTGAAGGTGTCCAGAAAGGCGTTGTACTCCGTTTTGCCGGGCAGTCGCTCGTACCACAGCAGGTAGGCCACCTCTTCAAAGCATGAGTGTTCCGCCAGTTCGGCGATGTCGTAGCCCCGGTACAGCAGTTTACCGTTTTCCCCGTCGAGGAAACAGATGCTGGATTCGCCCGCGACGACGTCCTGCAGCCCCTTGCCCTGTGATGCGCTCTTCTTCCCGTCAGCCATCGTATCCGTTCCGCCTTTCTGTGTGTGCTCCAAACGCGATACTGCATTTTAGAGGAATGGGGCGCGTTCATCAACTGGAAAACGTCGCGGCCGGCCGTTTGCAGCAGAACAGATACCGCGAACCCCCCGAACGGATCGCCGCCAAGGCCCCGCCGCGCCTCACCCGGGTTATCCGTAATGTTGTGGGGTCGGTACGGGCCCAGGTGGCGGAATCGCGTGAAGGATTCGGAAATTGGTTAGAAATCGCCAGTGTTTCCGATTTGTGGTAAGATTACTGAAAGGAGGAGTTTAGGATGAAAACAACAGGTATTTCGGAGAGGGGCCAGGTAACCATACCTGCGGCGATACGGCGGAAACTCAATATCCAGGCCAATACACGCTTCGTGGTGACAGAGCGTGATTCCGAGGTGGTGTTCAAGCCTTTGCGCACCATCGCGGATGTGGCCGGTATATTCCACGATTACGCGATCGGAAAGACAACCGACTGGGAAACCATCCGCGAAGAGACGATGAAGGCAGTAGCTGAGGAGGTGGCGCGTGAAGGACTCTGAGCCCGCCTGTATACAGATAGACGCCAACGTCATCCTTCGATATGTCGCGAAAGATGACCCCGTTCACTTTGAGAAGGCAAGGAGCCTGTTTCGGGCGATGGGCCGGGAGGAATGCGTCGTCGAATGCGATCCGGTGACTCTGGCTGAGGTGGTGTGGGTGCTGAAATCGTTCTACAAGATCTCAAACGCGGATATTGAGGAAGGCCTCTTGCCGATCGTCCAGTCTTCCGGATTTCGGATGTCGAACAAAGACCGCTATCTGATCGCGCTGAACCTGTTCGCCACTTCGCTCAGAAGCTACGGTGATGCCTGTTGCTGCGCCGCGGCGCTCGAGTCGTGCGACGGCCGGCTCTTTTCCTTCGACCGTGCGCTGTCCGGCGTGCCGGGCGTGGCGCGGCTTGAGGGTTTGCCGGAGGAACCGTGAAGTGTCCCCAAACGCCTTCATCGGAAGACCGGATTCGCCCACTGAGGAAGACATAACGGACGTCCTGGGGCCGGCGCGACCCCTCTGGGACCAACTCGTGGCAGGACTGGAAGCGCTGGGCGCTGGGGACCGGGAGTGGAACAGCTACTCCGCCAAGGCGGGATGGGCGCTGCGACTCAAGCACAACGGCCGGAACATCGTGTACCTGTCCCCGAGCGCGGGCCGCTTCCTCGCTTCGTTCGCCATGGGCGACAGAGCGGTGGAAGCGGCGCGTTCGAGCGACCTGCCTGCGACCGTCATCAATCTGATCAACGGTTCAAGGCGATACGTCGAGGGAACAGCGGTCCGCATCGAGGTTATGGGCGCCGACGACGTCGCCACCGTGATGAAGCTGGCCGCCATCAAATTGACGCACTGAGTCCGTGCCCCCTGTTCCCCAACCCTTCCTCAGTCCGGCAGCCGCAGCACCGCGCCGTGGTTGGCGCTGGTCACGAGGCGGCTGTAACGTCCCAGCCAGCCCGTGTTGATCTTGTACGGAGGCCTCACCCACGCTTCCTTGCGCTGATAGAGTTCGGCGTCGTCCACTTCCAGGGTGAGCGTACGGTTCGGGATGTCGATATGGATCGTATCACCGTTCTTCACGAGGGCGATCGGCCCCCCGTCGGCGGCTTCCGGGCTGATGTGGCCCAGGCACGTTCCCGCCGTCCCGCCGCTGAAGCGCCCGTCTGTGATCAGCGCCACGGTGGTCCCGAGCCCTTGCCCCTTGATCATGCTGGTCGGTGAGAGCATTTCCGGCATTCCGGGTCCACCCTTGGGGCCTTCGTAGCGGATCACGACCACGTGGCCGGGTTTCACTTCGTGCTTGTCCAAAGCGGCGAGGCATTCGTCCTGCGACTCGAAGACGATCGCTTTCCCGGTGAAGTCCAGGCACTGCGGCTCGACGCCCGCGGACTTGATCACGGCGCCGTCGGGCGCCAGGTTGCCGAAGAGCACGGCCAGTCCGCCATCCTCGCTGAATGCGTTGTCGATGGTGTGAATCACATCCGGATTGGTGATCTCGGCGCACGCGACATTCTCGCCGAGCGTCTTGCCGGTCACCGTGGGGCAGTCCAGGTTCAGCAGGCCCGGCTTCCGGCTGATCTCCTTGAGGATCGCGCCGATGCCGCCGGCCCAGTCAACATCTTCGATATGGACGTCCGGCTTGGACGGTGAGACCTTGCAGATGCACGGAGTCTTGGCAGACACCTCGTTGAGGCGCTCCAGCGGATAGT
Protein-coding regions in this window:
- a CDS encoding AbrB/MazE/SpoVT family DNA-binding domain-containing protein — encoded protein: MKTTGISERGQVTIPAAIRRKLNIQANTRFVVTERDSEVVFKPLRTIADVAGIFHDYAIGKTTDWETIREETMKAVAEEVAREGL
- a CDS encoding citrate/2-methylcitrate synthase, whose translation is MADGKKSASQGKGLQDVVAGESSICFLDGENGKLLYRGYDIAELAEHSCFEEVAYLLWYERLPGKTEYNAFLDTFTGSMELPVETVMILRMFPKAATPMEVLRTAVSSLGHWDPDSGNTRLDACLRKAIRLTERLPQLVTAHQRLRNGYEPIRPVPGRSIAYNFLYTLHGKEPDPDWVNTFDVSLILHADHEWNASTFAARVVAATMSDMYSCVTSAISALKGPLHGGANEQVMLMLNEIGAPEKAEAWVTDALSRKVKIPGFGHRVYRTEDPRAAILRGYAERICQAAGDSRLYDTAREVERTVTANTNVNPNVDFYSGIIYQMMGIPPELYTPIFAASRVVGWTAHILEQWGNNRLIRPRAEYTGPAERKYTPINRR
- a CDS encoding DUF3788 domain-containing protein translates to MSPNAFIGRPDSPTEEDITDVLGPARPLWDQLVAGLEALGAGDREWNSYSAKAGWALRLKHNGRNIVYLSPSAGRFLASFAMGDRAVEAARSSDLPATVINLINGSRRYVEGTAVRIEVMGADDVATVMKLAAIKLTH
- a CDS encoding PIN domain-containing protein — encoded protein: MKDSEPACIQIDANVILRYVAKDDPVHFEKARSLFRAMGREECVVECDPVTLAEVVWVLKSFYKISNADIEEGLLPIVQSSGFRMSNKDRYLIALNLFATSLRSYGDACCCAAALESCDGRLFSFDRALSGVPGVARLEGLPEEP
- a CDS encoding Flp family type IVb pilin, whose product is MKELITKLMKEEEGASMVEYVLLLALIAVVCIAAVTAVGSKASKQFDTVQGKL
- a CDS encoding class I SAM-dependent methyltransferase gives rise to the protein MRGNEDQGRQADRLRVEEHFHDEWALHLKPEEVLVDESWSAATCPEHRWIRTQLGDVAGLRILDLGCGAGEAAVWFAKQGAHVTACDLSSEFLNLVSQVAALHHVDVELHRADADSLLLPEGSFDVVYAGNLLHHVDVRTTLRRISDVLKPGGVLVSWDPLAHNPVINAYRRLANGVRTPGEHPLKLSDLRLFDEFFAEVRTEFFWLTTLALFLRFFAIERVHPSAQRYWKKIITEHERLTPQYNRLEKVDSVLLKWCPWLKRYCWNVAVIARKSK
- a CDS encoding glycosyltransferase family 2 protein, which translates into the protein MSVSQGSSSEVVYSIVIPVYNEEQVLPELYKQLSPVLDSLDGEAEVVFVDDGSTDQSASFLRGLACRDDRVRTIRFSRNFGHQAAITAGLDAARGQAVVVMDADLQDPPELIPELARKWREGYEVVYAQRRSRRGESYFKRFSASIYYRLMVHLTKVEIPVDAGDFRLIGGSALVALRSMREKHRYVRGMVSWVGFRQTGVPYTRKERFAGETKYTLGRMLRFAADGITSFSWVPLRIAVHIGLIASALSLGMVLWVLYEALIARRTVPGWASTVVIILFLGGVQLFSIGMLGEYIGRVYDEVRNRPLYIIDDSDGADDD